A genomic segment from Brienomyrus brachyistius isolate T26 chromosome 9, BBRACH_0.4, whole genome shotgun sequence encodes:
- the LOC125749559 gene encoding beta-Ala-His dipeptidase-like, whose amino-acid sequence MLLNPASRTSSPSVLEPLFQYIEQHQDEFVQRLGEWVSVQSDSSTPVLWGEVERVLSMTADRITAMGAVVERADVGAQQLPDGQSVRRPPVILAQFHMDPEKATLCIYGHVDVQPAKKEDGWVTDPYTLTELNGNLYGRGATDNKGPVLAWLHAIETYQATRHELPVNIKLIIEGLEEVGSDGLDELTRRCKDSFFSDVDYIVISDNVWATRRPAITYGTRGSSYFFVEVEGPKTDLHSGVFGGSVHEPMMDLIALLDSLLGHTGKILVPGLNEMVAPVTKEERKLYEGIHFDLQEMKKEIGVQRFLQDSKEGVLMARWRYPSLSIHGIEGAFSNQGSQTVIPKQVVGKFSIRLVPHMEPVEVERQVKEHLHGVFAQLNSPNTLRVTSSVGAKPWLADLKDPQYVAGRRAVEVVFGVEPELVREGSTIPIAHNFHKVTGKSVMMLPIGGHDDGEHSQNEKISRYNFIQGTKLFVAYFQELSMLHKSLPEIQRNV is encoded by the exons ATGCTTCTCAACCCTGCTTCTCGGACTTCGTCACCCTCGGTGCTGGAGCCCCTCTTCCAGTACATTGAACAACATCAGGATGAATTTGTCCAG AGGCTGGGCGAGTGGGTGTCCGTGCAGAGTGACTCCAGCACCCCAGTGCTGTGGGGTGAGGTGGAGCGTGTCCTTAGCATGACGGCAGACAGAATCACAGCCATGGGGGCTGTCGTGGAGCGCGCGGACGTTGGCGCTCAGCAG CTTCCAGATGGGCAGTCTGTAAGAAGGCCACCCGTCATCCTAGCCCAATTTCACATGGACCCAGAGAAAGCCACCCTCTGTATCTATGGCCACGTGGACGTCCAGCCTGCCAAGAAAGAAGATGGCTGGGTCACGGACCCATACACGCTGACTGAGCTCAATG GTAACCTGTACGGCAGAGGGGCCACAGACAACAAGGGACCAGTACTAGCCTGGCTCCATGCCATTGAGACCTACCAAGCCACCAGACAT gaactGCCAGTGAACATAAAACTGATCATCGAGGGGCTGGAAGAGGTGGGATCCGATGGCCTCGATGAGCTGACTCGGAGGTGCAAAGACAGCTTCTTCTCTGACGTGGACTACATCGTCATCTCTGACAACGTGTGGGCGACCAGAAGGCCTGCCATCACCTATGGGACCCGGGGCAGCAGCTACTTCTTTGTGGAG GTCGAGGGCCCAAAAACTGATCTACACTCAGGGGTCTTTGGGGGATCAGTGCATGAGCCCATGATGGACCTGATCGCTCTACTTG acagcCTGTTGGGTCACACGGGAAAGATCCTGGTTCCTGGTCTAAATGAGATGGTGGCCCCCGTGACCAAGGAGGAAAGGAAGTTATACGAGGGCATCCACTTTGACTTGCAAGAAATGAAAAAGGAGATTGGGGTGCAACGATTCCTGCAAGACAGCAAG GAGGGGGTACTGATGGCTAGATGGCGCTACCCGTCTCTCTCCATCCATGGGATCGAGGGTGCTTTCTCTAATCAGGGGTCGCAGACAGTCATTCCCAAGCAGGTTGTTGGGAAGTTCTCGATCCGCCTAGTGCCGCACATGGAGCCCGTGGAGGTGGAAAGGCAG GTCAAGGAGCACCTGCACGGGGTGTTTGCCCAGCTAAACAGTCCGAACACGTTGAGAGTGACCTCAAGTGTGGGGGCCAAGCCATGGCTTGCTGACCTGAAGGACCCGCAGTATGTGGCTGGGAGGAGGGCGGTTGAAGTGG TGTTCGGagtggagcctgagctggtaaGAGAGGGATCCACGATTCCCATTGCTCACAACTTCCACAAAGTTACTGGGAAAAGCGTGATGATGCTGCCGATTGGTGGTCATGATGACGGAGAGCACTCTCAGAACGAGAAGATCAGCAG GTACAACTTCATTCAAGGGACAAAGCTTTTTGTGGCCTATTTTCAGGAACTGTCcatgcttcacaaaagtcttCCCGAAATTCAGCGTAATGTATGA